ATTTCTTCTCATCCACGGAGAACTGGGCCGACGCTACCATGGAATTGAAAAGACAATCCTTGCTGATCGACAGCACATCGTCGATATGCTCGAAGTAAGCCTTGAGCTCAGCCTGTCCGGGGTATTTCTCCTTCCACCTCCAATCCTTCCAGACGGCTGGACTGAACAATTCATATCCAGGAACCGGACAGTCAACACGTGCTCCCGGATAGCGGTTCCAGTACCATGTTCCGCCTACGGACGGACCGGCCTCGATAATCTTCACGTTCAATTTGAGTTCATCTCGAATCTTGTGGAGCAAGAGACATCCAGAGAAGCCACCACCAATGACAAGAACATCTAGGTCCAAAGACCCCGCTTCTGGCTCCGGGGGCAGATTTTCGGCAGATGGCATATTTGTATTCCAGTGACAAATATCTTTTGCCAAGAGAGCGAAGAAATAATGAAAAGGGGAAGCTCGACCTTGCGGGGAAGGCTATATATTTGAATTCCTCATATTGACGCCCGGAGACCGAGGCTTACGCCCCTAATCCTCCCCAACACCGAGGACTAGAGGGCTATGAAGAATGTTGAAGGACTACCCCACGTTGTGCGATCGGCGGATGAAAGTTACATTAGTGTGGTGTATAACTTCTGCATAAAGCGATAACAATTCGGGTATCGATTCGTTAATTAACGAAGTATCTCCGGCGCCTCCATGTTACTAGACGGAAGGAGCAAAAAGTCAAAGAAATGCACACGCGGATTCGGACCGCATTATTAGCATTACTACTCATGCGGCACACCAACTGAAGGAGACGAGGGCTTAAAGAGGGAGTGCGTGGTGCTTACACAGGCGTCAAGTTGATATTTCGAAAATTGGCCCATGAGTTGCTATCGGACGGTACAGCAATTGTCGTCTCGTACTACTAGATACTCAATACATTGATTGCTGGTCTGTAGTAATAAGCCTTTTCTCGACATATTTGGCCGGAGATTCCCTGACTGGCACGTGCATGACCGTTTAGGTGTCATGTTAATCCCATATATACTTAGCAGAGCAATCACAATTCAAATACCACTGGTATGATATCGGCTCAGCTAACATGGCATTTGGACTGCCAATAATGCCATTAATTCCTCCCGTTCCCTCCACAACAAACCCGTCCCATGACATCAGGACTAGTGACGTATGTCCCGACAATGCGATTGATATACAATGGCATGATAAAGTCCCATTCTATATCCATACCATGACTCTTCTTCTGTTTGAAAGTCAATTCCAACGACAACACTAAATCCCTGAATTCTTAGGTACAACCATGGCAACCATATCCATCAACACCGGCGGCGCCAGTGGATTCCTCTACAACTCCGGTTCAGGAACCGCCCGGCTCTGCATCACCGCCGAAACAGAGGACTTTGACAATGAACACTACGCAGCTGGCAGGATGAGAATTTCGATGTCGTTTATGTTCCTTACGAGGTCGGAGAGAAAGAATATATGGCGAGGTTGAGGTCTGTGAAGGAGGGTTTGGGGGTGGGAGAGAATTATGCTGTTATTGGTATGGCACGATCTGTTGATGAGGGAGTAGTCGGGCTGACTGGGTGTGGTAGCTTTCGGTGATGCTGCTTCGTTTTGTCTGGATCACTTCCTCAAACCCACGAACGCGAGTCGTCTCTGTGCGCTGGTTGCCTACTATCCAGCGACAATCCCGGATACACGGTCTCGGTTCCCGCCGTCGCTTCGAGTGTTGACGCACCTGGCTGGTTCGACGGTGGATGTAACAACTGTCCCAACAGCCCTAGGCCTACAAGGAAAGAAACGCCGGAGGACACGACAGATCAATCCAGGTATCGGGACAGGCGAGCGTCTTAACATCGGGTTCCCGACATATACATATGAGTATGTACAGCCTGGTTTCGCAGAGCACGATCTAGATGAATATGACCGATTGGCGTCTGAACTCGCCTGGACGcgcactctccatgttcTACGGAAGGGATTTGGGAAGGACCTTGATTTAGAGGGGAGATGGGAGGAGCACCAAGAGGGTACGTTAACCTCCATTTCCCCCATCTAATCAAACTAGTCGCTGACAAGACGAGGAAAATTCTTCTCCTCTAATCTCTCCACAACAATGGACCACTACGCCACGCACCTCACACCAACAGTCACCTACACCCCAACTCTAACCGGCGGCATTGGTACCAATTCCTTGCGCCGCTTCTACGAGCAACACTTCCTCCGCTCCTTACCACCATCCATGCGTCTTCATCTCATATCCCGTACAGTAGGGGTAGATCGTATCGTCGACGAACTGTGTGCTTCTTTCGAGCATACGCATGAAATTCCCTGGATGCTCCCCGGCATCCTGCCGACAAACCGGAAGGTGGAAATCATACTGGTCAGCATTGTTAGTATGAAAGGGGGGAGATTGTCCTCGGAACATGTGTATTGGGATCAGGCTAGTGTGCTTGTGCAAGTTGGGCTGTTGGATCCGAAGCTTGTGCCACAGGGTGTGCAGGGTGTAGATCGGTTACCTGTTGTTGGGGGAGAAGCTGCGCAGAGGATGTTGCGTGAAGATCCAGAGACAGACGACGAATTTCATAATCGGTTGATTCGGAGGGCGAATGCTCAGGGGAAGAGTAAGGGGAATGATGAGAAGGCCAGTATGGGATCTGGGGTTGATTCGAAGGTTGAGGCTACGAATAATGAGGGTAAGGGTAAGTCTGTTCAGAGGGAAGGGAATGCTGCTGGTCCGGAGACGGAGAGTTAGGCTTCCAG
This Aspergillus chevalieri M1 DNA, chromosome 3, nearly complete sequence DNA region includes the following protein-coding sequences:
- a CDS encoding dienelactone hydrolase (COG:Q;~EggNog:ENOG410PHF1;~InterPro:IPR032710); its protein translation is MARLRSVKEGLGVGENYAVIAFGDAASFCLDHFLKPTNASRLCALVAYYPATIPDTRSRFPPSLRVLTHLAGSTVDVTTVPTALGLQGKKRRRTRQINPGIGTGERLNIGFPTYTYEYVQPGFAEHDLDEYDRLASELAWTRTLHVLRKGFGKDLDLEGRWEEHQEGKFFSSNLSTTMDHYATHLTPTVTYTPTLTGGIGTNSLRRFYEQHFLRSLPPSMRLHLISRTVGVDRIVDELCASFEHTHEIPWMLPGILPTNRKVEIILVSIVSMKGGRLSSEHVYWDQASVLVQVGLLDPKLVPQGVQGVDRLPVVGGEAAQRMLREDPETDDEFHNRLIRRANAQGKSKGNDEKASMGSGVDSKVEATNNEGKGKSVQREGNAAGPETES